The Sulfurospirillum halorespirans DSM 13726 genome has a window encoding:
- a CDS encoding tetratricopeptide repeat protein, with protein sequence MKKFLQLLSFLALLCAPLSYADDLMDGINAYEKSDYVRASASFQTSCESGNAEACYNLANMYDKGLGVNKDDQKAVTLFTKACDGGFMDSCYNLGMMYDKGEGVKQDATKAVSLYTKTCEIGHTRGCYNLALMFYKGQGVQKDFVKASGLFQKTCEQGYEESCYNLGVMYRDGQGVMKSKQQALELFKKACDQNLPIACKNYEKLKSGM encoded by the coding sequence ATGAAAAAATTTTTACAACTTTTATCTTTTTTAGCACTACTCTGTGCGCCGTTGTCGTATGCGGATGATTTGATGGATGGAATTAACGCGTATGAGAAGAGTGACTATGTCAGGGCTAGCGCTTCTTTTCAAACCTCATGCGAGAGTGGCAACGCCGAAGCATGCTACAATCTTGCCAATATGTACGACAAAGGGCTTGGCGTGAATAAAGATGATCAAAAAGCCGTTACGCTTTTTACCAAAGCATGCGATGGAGGCTTTATGGATAGCTGCTACAACCTTGGTATGATGTACGACAAAGGTGAAGGCGTAAAACAAGACGCTACAAAAGCAGTTTCACTCTACACCAAAACATGCGAAATCGGACATACCAGAGGATGTTATAACCTAGCACTCATGTTCTATAAAGGTCAAGGAGTTCAAAAAGACTTCGTCAAAGCATCTGGATTGTTCCAAAAAACATGCGAGCAAGGCTATGAAGAAAGTTGTTACAATCTAGGCGTAATGTACCGCGATGGACAAGGCGTTATGAAAAGTAAACAACAAGCCCTTGAGCTTTTCAAAAAAGCATGCGACCAAAATCTTCCAATTGCATGTAAAAATTATGAAAAATTGAAAAGCGGTATGTAG
- a CDS encoding GGDEF domain-containing protein has protein sequence MTNKNFKLMFFTYFVIFGILVAFFGSFVGYNMNLIDIKKNIDKASQEVGLIKKFDYLKPDIEKFDEIVKALSTNTSLEEYITSPDKQKRNNLTNVFYAISMSNNFIMQARFISAEGKEIVRVDRKNKYDKPFIVEESNLQDKSQRDYFQIVSHMKEAKIWHSRIDLNIENGKIEVPYKPTFRVAQPIIKDNKFVGMVIVNLLASEMISGLKKSTSFDHFIIDKDGYFITHPNDEYSWSRYTNSSIRLYDEFPLEAEKILAGENKGETFYSFQLNDILDNEDKAILILKLKVAYQSTLFSSNIKTSILIILLSILVSIPLAFFASIAPSRLQKSLFLANHELRRFADIIDKYVITATTKTNSIITSVSTAFAKRSGYSKEELIGQKMNIIRHPDTSNELYSELWETIEAGKNWQGELKNLNKDEDIYYLEQNILPIKDGNNRIVSYMAIGNDITAKKEVERLSEIDKLTGIYNRRKLDEYMESEFNRAKRYRQPLSFMILDIDHFKNINDTYGHPTGDSTLQTLAKILTDNLRKSDIVGRYGGEEFLIICPETDKNKTALLAEKLRACVENTLFNDINNMTISIGVAEFEGENTVKELLSRADRALYQAKHNGRNCVVIG, from the coding sequence ATGACAAATAAAAATTTTAAGCTCATGTTTTTTACATATTTTGTAATCTTTGGTATTTTGGTTGCATTTTTTGGTTCTTTTGTTGGTTATAACATGAATCTCATTGATATTAAAAAAAATATTGATAAAGCTTCACAAGAAGTTGGATTAATAAAAAAATTTGATTATTTAAAACCAGATATCGAAAAATTTGATGAAATAGTTAAAGCATTGTCTACTAATACTTCATTGGAAGAATATATTACATCGCCTGATAAGCAAAAAAGAAATAATTTAACGAATGTTTTTTATGCAATTTCTATGTCAAATAATTTTATTATGCAAGCTCGATTTATTAGTGCAGAGGGAAAAGAGATAGTTCGAGTTGATAGAAAAAATAAATATGACAAGCCTTTTATAGTTGAAGAATCAAATTTACAAGATAAAAGTCAAAGAGATTATTTTCAAATTGTAAGTCATATGAAAGAAGCAAAAATATGGCACTCCCGTATTGATCTTAATATTGAAAATGGGAAAATAGAAGTTCCTTATAAACCAACATTTAGAGTAGCTCAACCTATTATAAAAGATAATAAATTTGTTGGCATGGTTATTGTTAATTTGCTTGCATCTGAAATGATTAGTGGTTTAAAAAAATCAACAAGTTTTGATCATTTTATTATTGATAAAGATGGTTATTTTATTACACATCCAAATGATGAATATTCATGGTCACGGTATACAAATTCTAGTATTAGATTATATGATGAATTCCCATTAGAAGCAGAAAAGATACTTGCAGGGGAAAATAAAGGTGAGACTTTTTATAGTTTTCAGTTAAATGATATATTGGATAATGAAGATAAAGCTATATTGATTTTAAAACTAAAAGTTGCCTATCAGAGTACATTATTTTCATCTAATATCAAAACAAGTATTTTAATTATATTACTGAGTATTTTAGTCAGTATTCCTCTAGCATTTTTTGCTTCAATCGCTCCATCAAGATTGCAAAAGTCTTTATTTTTAGCAAATCATGAATTAAGAAGATTTGCTGATATTATTGATAAATATGTTATTACCGCTACGACAAAAACGAATAGTATCATTACATCTGTAAGTACAGCTTTTGCAAAAAGATCTGGTTATTCTAAAGAAGAACTCATAGGTCAAAAAATGAATATCATCCGCCATCCTGATACTTCGAATGAATTATATTCAGAGCTTTGGGAAACAATTGAAGCAGGAAAAAATTGGCAAGGTGAATTAAAAAACCTTAATAAAGATGAAGATATATATTATTTGGAACAAAATATTCTTCCTATTAAAGATGGGAATAATAGAATTGTTTCTTATATGGCTATTGGTAATGATATAACCGCTAAGAAAGAAGTTGAGCGCTTATCTGAAATAGATAAACTTACGGGAATTTATAATCGAAGAAAACTTGATGAATATATGGAAAGTGAATTTAATAGAGCAAAACGTTATCGTCAACCTTTATCATTTATGATTCTTGATATTGACCATTTTAAAAATATCAATGATACTTATGGTCATCCTACTGGTGATTCTACATTACAGACTTTAGCAAAAATATTAACTGATAATTTACGAAAAAGTGATATTGTTGGACGTTATGGCGGTGAAGAGTTTTTAATTATTTGTCCTGAGACAGATAAGAATAAAACAGCTCTACTTGCTGAAAAATTAAGAGCTTGTGTAGAAAATACTCTCTTTAATGATATTAATAATATGACTATTAGTATTGGTGTTGCTGAATTTGAAGGTGAAAATACAGTTAAAGAGTTACTTTCACGTGCTGATAGAGCACTTTATCAAGCAAAACATAATGGTCGAAATTGTGTGGTTATAGGATAA